The DNA sequence GTCGGAGTTGTGGTTGGCCGTGCAGTGGTCAAACTTGTTGTTGCGGCCCGCCGAAAGCTTGCAGGCGAAGCCGTCGGCATTCTCGCCCCCGTTGGCCACGTCGTAGTTTTCGGTGGAGGTGCAGTAGCTGATGTTGTTATCGTGGGCACCGTTGTAGACCTGCAGGCCCGAGTCCTTGTTGGCCGTGGTAATGACTTTGTAAACGTAGTTGTAGCCGCCGCTCTGGAACACCAGCCCGCAGTCGGGGGCATTCTTGATGGTCATGTTGGTGATGTTCCAGTAGCTGCCGTTCACCTTCACGCCCCAGCCCGAACTGATGCCGGAGCAGTCGAGCGTGCCGCCGGTGAAGTTGATTTTGGCGCTGCTCGTGCCGCTGTTCAGGCACTGCAAGGTGCTGGTAAGCCGGATGGTGCCGCTGACGGTAATCACGTCGCCGCCCTTGGCGTTGCTGATGGCCGTGCGTAGCGCCGCCTCGGTGGTGACGGTGGTGCTGGCGTCGGCAGTGGTTGCTACGGCGGTGGGCTGGGCGGCCGGGTCGTCGGTTTTGCTACAGCCGGCCAATACGGTGGCGGCCAGCAGCAGGCGGGCTACTTGCTTCATGAGGAAAGGGTTTTGGTGGGGTTTTAGGAGGCTAACCATTTGGCTAGCAGGGCCCTCAAAAGTAGCTTCCGCCCCATCCCACGCAACCATCGGCCCGGATAAATATATGCAATCGATGCCGGGAACGATGCCGTCATCGATTGCAGAACTGCGGCTTGATTCTTGTGGCTTCGTTTGAAATATTCATATCATATCATTGTTTTTGTTAAAATATTATCTTTTTACATCTGCATATCATTAATTAATTGCAATAATTACAAACCCTCCGTTTTCGAAGTGCAGACCTCGATGAACAGGCACGGGTTGACGAAAAAACGGTAACCAGTGGCCCGATAATCAGGGTGCGCCGACGGCAACTTATCCGCCGCAAACGGGTTATAGAGGCATGGACAAGGACCGTATCAAACAGGCTTACCTCGACTACGTGCTCCGCAAGGGCACCCCGCCGGCTTCGGTATACAAGCTCACCAGCAAACTGAACATTCCGGAGGCGGAATTTTACCAGTACTACGCCAACTTCGACGCCATCGACCGGGAAATCTGGGCCGACTATGCCCGGCAGGCCCGGCAGCGCGCCGCCACCGAGCCGGTGTGGGAGCAGTACGGGGCCCGCGAAAAGCTCCTGGGCTTCTACTACACCCTGCTGGAGCTGCTCAAGCAGAACCGCAGCTACGCCCTGAACTCGCTGCGCCGCTCCCTACACCGCATGCCCGGCCTCACCCCGCGGGTGCTCGACGACTTCCGCCAGGATTTCGAGCAGTTCGTGCGGGACATTCTGCAGGAAGGCAAGCGGACCGAGGAAGTAGCCGTGCGGCCCCTGGTGCAGGATCAGTATCCGCGCCTGTTCTGGCAGCAGGCCCTGTTCGTGCTGGGCTTCTTTGCCAAGGACGACTCCCTGAACTTCGAGCGGACCGACGCGGCCATCGAAAAAGCCGTGACGCTGAGCTTTGATCTGGTGGGCCGCAACACTCTGGACTCGGCCCTGGACCTGGCCCGCTTTCTGGTGCACCGCCGCTAATGAGCAACGACCTTCCTACGCCCAACTCGGCCGCTGCCGAGCCCACCGACGCCCGGCAGCTGGCCTCCTTGCCCACCACGAAAGTGGCGCGGGCGGCTCGTTTCGCCAAAACCGGCCTGAAAGTCGGGGCCAACTACGTGAAGCACTACGCCAAGCGGGCGGCCGGCGGCACGAGTGAAACCGCGGAGTTGCACGCGGCCAACGCCGCCGAGCTCTACGGCGCGCTGAGCGAAATGAAAGGCTCGGTGCTGAAAGTGGCCCAGATGCTGGCCATGGAGAAAAACATGCTCCCCACGGCCTACTCCGACCTGTTTGCCCAGGCGCAGTACCAGAGTCCGCCCCTCTCCGGGCCGCTGGTAACCAAAGTGTTGCGGGATGCCTTCGGCCGCTCGCCTTCCGAGGTGTTCGACGAGTTTGACATCAACGCCCGGCAGGCGGCCAGCATTGGGCAGGTGCACCGGGCCCGCAAAGACGGCCGGGACCTGGCCGTGAAGGTGCAGTACCCCGGCGTGGCCGACAGCATCCGCTCCGACATCCGGCTGGTGAAACCCATTGCCCTGCGGGTGCTGGGCCTGGACGAGGCCCAGGTGCGGCCCTACCTGGAGGAAGTGGAAACCCGCCTGCTGGAGGAAACCAACTACGAGCTGGAGCTGCGGCGCGGCACCGAAATTGCCGCCGAGTGCGCCCACATTGCCCACCTGGAGTTTCCGCGCTACTACCCCGAACTGTCGACCAACCGGGTGCTGACGATGGACTGGCTGCCGGGCCAGCACCTGAAGGAGTTTCTAGCTACCGACCCCAGCCAAGCGGTGCGCAACCAGCTCGGCCAGGCCCTGTGGGACTTCTACGCCTTCCAGCTCCACACCTTGCACCGCGTGCACGCCGACCCCCACCCGGGCAACTTCCTGCTCCGGGCCGATGACGGCGGCACCGTGGGCGTGCTGGATTTTGGCTGCGTCAAGGAAATTCCGGCCGACGTGTACCAGCTGTTCACGGCCCTGCTCACGCCCGAAACCCTGGCCGACGAAGCCCGCCTGGCCGATTTGCTGACCCAGGCCGGGGTGCTGCGCCCGGAAGACGCGCCCACCCGGCGGGAGTTTTACCTGCGCACCATGCAGGCCTCCCTGGAGCTGGTGGGCCGCCCCTTTCGCCAGGCAACCTTCGACTTTGGCGACCCGGCCTACATGGCAGCCCTCTACCAGCTCGGCGACGACCTGATGCAGCAACCCGAGCTGCGCCAGCAGCGGGAGCCGCGGGGCTCGGAGCACTTTATATACCTGAACCGCACCTACGTGGGGTTGTACGCGCTGCTCACCGAGCTGCGGGCTTCGGTGCAAACCGGCGTGGTGGTAGCCGGCTAAGGCAAAACCATTTTCGGACGCCGCAGTTTTCAGCTTTCCAATGCGGCTTTTCGGTCTTTCCGGGCTGGAAAGTCGCTTTTTCACCTCCACACTTTCCCCTACCGCTCTGTTCCATGAAAAAATTCTGGACTCTGTGCGCTGCCTTGCTCAGCGTAGTCTCCGTGGCTTCGGCCCAAGTTAGCTCTACTTCGGCTAAGCTCACGTGCTGCTCCCGTCCCACGGCCGGCACCAACGCCACCGAAGCCTTTGCCATGCTGGCGACCAACGAGGACTTCAGCGGCGGCCACGACGCGCCCCTGCCCTACACGTATGAGGGTCAGGGCGAAATGATTGAGTTCAAAACCACCGACGGCCAAACTGCCAAAGCCTTCGAAATCAAGAGCAACGTGCGCTCCGACAAGTATCTGTTCGTGATTCACGAGTGGTGGGGCCTCAACGACTACATCAAAAAGGAAGCCGCCACCTACGCCAACGAGCTGAAGGGCGTCAACGTCATTGCCCTCGACCTCTACGACGGGCAGGTGGCCACCACCCCCGACGAGGCCGGCAAGCTGATGCAGGCCGTGAAAACCGAGCGGGCCGAAGCCATTATCAAGGGCGCGTTGCTGTATGCCGGGCCCAATGCCAAGGTGTCGTCCATCGGCTGGTGCTTCGGCGGCGGCTGGTCGTTGCAGACGGCCCTGCTGGCCGGCCCCAAGGCCGTGGGTTGCGTGATGTACTACGGCATGCCCGAGAAGGACGTAGCCAAGCTCAAAACCCTGAACACCGACGTGCTGGGCATTTTCGCCAGCCAGGACAAGTGGATCAATCCCGAAGTGGTGGCCCAGTTCCAGAAAGACATGGCGGCCGCCAAGAAGAAGGTGACCATCAAGAGCTACGACGCCGACCACGCCTTTGCCAACCCCTCGAACCCGAAGTACAGCCAGAAATACTCGGCCGACGCCCACGCCGCGGCCTTGGAGTATCTGCGCAAGAATTTCAAGCTGAAAGGCTAAGCTCCTTGCTTTGGCCTGCCCGGCCGGTACCTGCCCCGAAAAAGCCACTCCTTCCGGAGTGGCTTTTTCTGTTTTATTTCCTACTTTATTCGGTGCCCAAAGGGCTTACCGCCGGCTACGCTCCCATCCCACCCACACCCCATTTCCACCATGACTACTCTGCCCCACCTGCTCGACGAATACGGGGAAAGCCACCAGAACCCGACCAATAAGCTGGTTCACTGGGTCTGCGTGCCCCTGATTATGTTTTCCCTGCTGGGTTTGCTCTGGTCGGTGCCCCTGCCGGACGCCGTGCGGCAGCTCAGCCCCTGGCTGAACCTGGCCACGATGGTAATGGTGCTGGCCGTGCTCTACTACCTGCGCCTTTCCGTGCCGCTGGCCCTGGGCATGGTCCTGATCAGCCTGCTGATGGCCCTGGGGCTGCGGCAGCTCGATGCGCACGCCCCGCTGCCGCTGTGGCAAATCTGCCTGCTCATCTTCGTGCTGGCCTGGATCGGGCAGTTCTGGGGGCACAAGGTGGAGGGCAAGAAACCCAGCTTCCTGAAGGATCTGCAGTTTCTGCTCATCGGGCCGTTGTGGCTGCTGCACTTCGTGTACCGGCGGCTGGGCTGGCGCTACTAAGCCCCACCGGATCCTGCCATGCCCTGTTACCGGCGGCGCGTACATGCCATCGATAGTAGGGCGTAGCAGTGGGCACCTATTAGTGTATAATTATCTATACATAATACATTCACAAGCAGATACAGTCTCGGTTAAAGCCGTGAGGGTGAGCATTACACTATTCTGGTAGAATAGCACTTTTTTGTTATCCTTTTTTAACAACAACGTTCTACATTTATCCCCTTCCACTGCTTACCTCATCCATTTCCCCACCTATCTGCATTACCTCGATGACTGTAACAATACGCTTGCCCGTGGCTGCGCTTTGCGCAGCCTTTTTGCTGTTGCTTATACCCTCTTCCGCGGCCCGGGCCCAAGGCCCCGGCAACGGCGGCCCGCGCCCCGGGGCTACTGACGCTCCGATAGATGCAGGCATTGGTCTGCTGGTGGCCGCCGGTGTGGCCTGCAGCCTCAGCCGCCGGCTTCGCTAGTCGCACCGGCCGCCTTATTCCTGGCATTTTTTGTTTTCAGCCAATTCTTACTGCTACCATTCATGCAACACTCCTATTCTCGTCCCTTGCTGCTGAGCGCGGCCCTCGCCCTGGGTTGCTTTAGCGTTACGGCGCAGCGCTTCACCCTCGATACCAGCTTCGATACGGATGGCCGGGTAACGACTGAAATTACCCCGCCCGCCTCACAAGACAATCTTCACCAGCTCTATCCCCAGGCCGATGGCAAAACCATTGCCCTGGGTGTCAGCAAGCTGGGGTATGCGACAGTGCGCTACAACGCGGATGGCTCACTTGATACCGCTTACGGCACGGGTGGCAAAATTATATACAGCCTAAGCAGCCAGCGCCCCAACATGACTTTCACGCTGGCCCAACTGCAGCTCCTACCAAACGGCAAGCTGCTGGCGACCGGCAGCTCCTCTTCGGCTGGCGCCCTCATTTGCTTCAATGCGGATGGCACCATTGATTCTGCCTTCGGCGACAATGGCCTGGTGCTACGGCCCACTACAGCAACCACTGAACGCGGCAGCATCTTCCGTAGCGTTCAGGTTCAGGCTGATGGGAAGCTTGTAGTAGTTGGGTCTCGCTACGTACGTTCCGGCGGGCTCGGCACTTACAACTACTTGCTTGTGAGCCGCTACAACCCCAATGGGGCGCTGGACCTGGAGTACAGCACCTTCTTCCAAATTAGTCCATCCACTGATAGCGTGGAAGGGTTCAGTCTGGCTATTCAGCCCGACGGCAAAATTCTGGCTGGTGGGGTGTATGGGACAACGAATTTTCGACCGGTGTTTGTCCGGCTCCTGCCCGACGGTACCCCGGACCCTGCCTTTGGCACCGCCGGCCGGGTATTCTCCAGTATAAGCTACGACTTCCGCAACAGCCAGATTCTGTTGTTACCGGATGGCAGATTTATGGTATCCCTGGGTTCCGGAGCAACAATCAATCGAGCCGCATTTGCCCGCTTCCTGCCTTCCGGAGCACTGGATACTTCGTTTGGCGTGAACGGGGTAGCAGAGTACGGCTATAGCAGCCCCGCCCCGTACGATGTCGCGGGCGAATATGGCCGCGGCAGGCTGGCGGCCCAGGCCGACGGCAAGATTATAGTCGGGGGCTTTAATGGCACTGCCTTCGGGGTGCTACGCCTCAATACCGATGGCACGAAAGACAGTTCCTTCGGCGACAACTTCGACCAAACCATCAGGACGGATTTCAATGCCCCCAACACTCCTACGTACTACACGGTTTCGTCGGTAGCGTCCGTATTGGTCCTGCCCGACGGCAAAATTATGGCAGGTGGCAGCCATTCCAAGCAGAAAGGCTTCAACGATGCTACAGACAAGTCTACGATGTTTGCCCTGGCCCGCTACGCGGCTGCCCCGACCAGTACCCTGCCCAACGGCGTGTGGAACGGCAGCGTGAGCACGGCCTACGACAACGCCCAGAACTGGAGCAACAACGTCCTGCCCGCCGATACGACTATTAACATTCTGGTTCCCAGGGCCGCGAACCGCTACCCGACGCTGACTACCGCCGCCGTAGCCCGCAACCTGACCGTGGAAGCCGGAGCCACGCTGACCATTGCCGCCACTGGTAGCCTGACGGCCATGCGCGCCCTGTTGCTGAACGGTGCCGTAGTCGGCGACGGAGTGCTGCGCACCCGCGGCCTCCGGCCCCAGATTATTGCCGGCACCAGCACCGATGAGTCACGCATCAACACGCTGGACATCGGGCCGGCCGGAGCCAGCCTGGCCGGGCCACTGAATCTGAACCAGATGCTGATTCTTAACGGGCCATTGGCTACGAACGGCCAAAAGCTGCGCCTGCTCTCCTACAAGAACATTCCCAGTGGGCAAACCTCGACGGCTATGGTCGTCAACAACGGAAACGGTGCCGTGCTGGGCGACGTTACCGTGGAGCGCAACATCACTGGGCAGTCGGGACTGGGCTACCGCCACTACTCGTCGCCGGTGACCAACGCCACCTTCGGCACGCTGGCTTACAACGGCTTCGTGCCCGTGCTCAACCAGGCTTACAACACGGCCGCCGACCCGAGCAAGGTTACCCCCTTCCCGAACGTATTTGAATACGACGAAACCCGTCTGAGCGCCACTACCCCGGGCTTCGAGCAGGGTTGGATGGTACCAGCCAGCGCCTTGCAGCCCGGCAAAGGCTACACCCTGAATACCTACGGTTTCAACGGCGTGGGCTCCCCGGTATCCTTCGTGGGCACGCTCAACAACGGCACTATCTCGCGCACGCTCACGGCGGGCACCCAAAACGAATCGGGCTGGAACTTCCTGGGCAACCCCTACCCGGCTCCCCTCGACTGGAACAAGGTTACGATTCCGGCCGGCGTAAGCAGCGCGGCTTACGTGTTCCGCAGCAGCGGCGACTACACCGGCGCCTACGTAAGCTACGTCAACGGCATCGGGGCCAGCAACGTCATTCCGGCTATGCAAGGCTTCTTCGTCCGGGCTTCGGTACCCAGCGTCACGCTGCAGTTTACCAACGCTGCCCGCCTGACGACCTATGCCAACCCTGACTTCCTGCGCCCCGCCGCCGACACCCGGCCGCAGCTGCGCCTCGACCTGACGGGTCCCGGCCAGACGCAGCCGGCCGATGCGGCCCACGTGTACTTCCAGCAAGGGGCCACGGCCCTGGCCGACGAGCAGTTTGATGCCTACAAGCTGCCCGGCACCAGCGCCCAGCTCAGCACCAGCGCCGGCCCGGACCAGCTCTCCATTAACGGTCTGCCGCTGTTGGGTAGCCAGGGCACCAGCGTGGCCGTCAGCGTCTGGGCTGACCAGGCCGGCAGCTACACCCTCACGGCCGGGCAGCTACTCAATTTCGACGCTGGCATTGCGGTGGTGCTGGAAGACAAGCTGACCGGCGCCTGGCACGACCTGCGCGTGCAGCCCACCTATTCGTTTGGCGTGGCTACGGCCAATACCCGGCTGACCTCGCGCTTCGTGCTGCACTTCGGCCAGAGCCAGGCGCTGGCCAGCCAGCCAAGTCTGGGCGCGGCTAGCGTTGCCTTGTTTCCCAACCCCGTCGTGGGGGGGCAGCTCCACATTCAGCTCAATGGCCTGAGCAGCGCGAGCCAGAAAGTAGAGGCGCAGCTGTATAACGCGCTGGGCCAGGTGGTACGGCAGCAGCGCTTCGCCGTGTCGGGTGGCGCGCTGGATGCCGCGCTGCCCGTGCGGGGCCTGAGCAAGGGCGTGTACACCCTGCGCCTGACCAGCGGACAGCAGGTATCAGCGCATCAGGTCATCATTCCGGAGTAAGTCGGCAGATTTATTCACAAAAAGGCCCGTCTACGCAAGCAGACGGGCCTTTTTTGTGAGTAAACAGTCCGCTTCTAAGCCGGCTGCAGCTGCCAGCCACTGGCTAATAAAGCGGCCAGCTCGGCCACGCTTTCCGTGAGCTGCTCCCAGCTGTTGAGCACGAAATAATGCTCCTGCAGGTGGGCCTCGCTGTATTCGGCCTGCAGCACGGTAGCCAGATCAAAGGGCCGCCGGTTGCTTTCGTCGGCTATGCAATGGTGAATCTCGCCCGAGGAGGAAAGCAAACCGGCACCGTACATGCGCGTGGCGCCCTGCTCCTGCACCAGACCAAACTGCACCGTAAAGCCATAGAGCCGCTCCATGCGGGCCAGCGCCGGCGCATCGTGCAGGTGCTGAGCGGCCACCCGCCCCAGAAAGTGCAGGAAGTCGGCAAAGGCCTGGTCCATCAGCAGCGGCACGTGCCCGAAGATACCGTGGAACAGATCCGGCTCCTGGATAAAGTCGAACTGCTCCATCGAGCGAATCCAGACGGTGGCGGGAAACTTACGCTGGGCCAGCAGGCCAAAGAAGGTAGCATCGTCGAGCATGCCGTTGACGGGCTCCAGCTGCCAGCCGGTGGCTTTCTGCAGGCGCTTGCTAATCTCCTCGAACCGAGGCAACGCGTTGCGGTGCAGGCCGGCCTTTTGCAGGCCCACGCTGAATGCAGCCGCGGCGCGCTTGTGCAGCAAAGCCGTTTGGCGGTCAAACAATACCTTCCAAACCAAATGGTCCTGGGTGGTGTACCGGTCGTAGTGTTGCGTTACCATGACGTGAGGCATAAAAAAAGGCCCGGCTCCTGGGAGGAGTCGGGCCTTGACGATTTTCAGAGGGTTAGTAGCATGTGCTTCTAGCTTCCGTACCGGCAATACAGCCCAACTCCGTCCACGACGGGACGAATATTTAGGCAGAAGCATTTCGCGGTTTGGTTCATCATACTGGAAGCAAATATAGGAAAATAAAAATAAGTTGTATCCGTAACAGGGCTCTTTTTTTCATACCCCCTTACCCATACTTACTCTATTGTTAACCATATACCCCTTTTCGGTAAGGCCATTACAACAAAAAACTAACAAATATTGTCTTTACCCCCTTCATTTTTGCAGTCACCAATCAATCAATTTTATCTAAATCAAAGAATGCTGGCTTGCAAAAAGGGGCCGGAAGAAATATTTGCCAAAATTGCCCGACCGGACTTTTCTGCTCTGTAGCGAGTTGATCAGTAGTCGACCTGCTTACAGAGGATAATCTTGTTAAGGCCGTAGCATGCGGTTACAACTGCCCGTTGGGCTCGTAGGTCATGCTCAGCTTGGTGTCGCCGGTGACGTGCAGCCGCACATTGGCCGTTTGGGCGGAAGGGTTCAGCAGCACGGCCGAGGAGCCGGCCAGGTAGCGGAGCGTGGCCGTTTGCCCGGGCTGGAGCGTGGCGCGGCCAAAAATACCGCCGCCCCGGGGCCGCTCCTTGAACTCGACGGGGACCTTGCCCACATTGCGGGCCACAACTTTGAAGGCCCCGGGCTGCCCGCCACCCAGGATGAACTGCTTGCCCGGCTCAATGAACAGGTTGGAGTCGAGGCCGGCGCGGCAGAAGGTGAAGGCCGCGCTCAGGCCAAGCAGCAGGCACAGCGCGGACAAAGCCCGCCGGATAGAAGAGAAACGCATGGCAATGAGGCTGAGTGAAACGATGTCTCAAAGGAACCGGCTCTTGCGGCCCCAAACGCCCCGATTTACCGTTTGGGACGTCCCACCTTATAGTTTGGCACCTGCTTCCCTGCTACCGGGGCCGCTCCACCTCGCCGGGGGTAATGCCGCGCAGCTTTTTAAAGACCCGGTTGAAGGTCGACTTGGAATTAAAACCTGCTTCGAGAGCCACGGCCAGCAGCGTGTAGTGCCGAAACTGCGGGTCGCGCAGGCGCTGCTCGGCCTCGCGCACCCGGTACTCGTTGATGAAGTCGTTGAAGTTCTGCCCGCAGCCCGTGTTAATTACTCTTGACAGCCAGGAGGTGTTGGTCCGCAGCTGGGCGGCCAGCTCCCCCAGGGTCAGCTCGGGGGCCAGGTAGGGCCGGGCGGTTTCCAGGTGGCGCAGCAGGCGCGTGGTCCAGCGGGACAGCTCGGTATCGGCGGCAGGATCTGGCGCGGGTTCAGCGGCGGGCAGCGCTGCCCCGGCAACCGCCGCGGCACTTTCGGAAACAGAAGCTAGCACCGATTCCGGCGTGGGCTCCACCACGGCTGCTTCGGAGACGGGCTGAAACCGCAGGCCGGCCAGCTGGTGGCCGGTAAGCAGGCCGGCAATACTCAGGTAATAAATGAGCAGGCCGGTGAACAGGTAGTCGTACCAGGCCTCGTAGTAGCTGAGCGGGCTCACAAACGCGTTGATCAGCCCAAATCCCAGCATTACGCCCGTGCCGACCAGCACGGCCACCAGCACGTTGCGCAGCCAACGGAAGCGAATCTGGTCGGTATCGGAGAAGTTGTCGTTGAGGTAGCGGGCGTAGGCGCGGTATTCGCGCAGGGTGCGCAGGGCGTAGAAGCCGATGAGTAGGTAAGCCGCCACGCCAAGGCAGTATTCCAGCGGTAGTTGGTCGAGCTGCTGCGCCAGGGGGCCTTTGGTACCGAAGTGGGCCGGCAAGGGCCGGCCGCGCAGGCCGTGCCACCAGCCGATGTCGTAGAGAAACACGCCCAGCCGCCCGGCCAGATACGCCGCCGCCGGGGCCAGATGCCCCCAGTACTGCCGCGTAAAGCGAAACTCCTGGTTGGTCAGGCTGCGGAAGTAGAAGTACAGCGCCGGGCCCACCGCCAGCCAGTTGCTGAACGGGAAGTAAAACATGAAGGTGCTGTAGGCATCGTGCGAATCGTACCAGCCGGCGAAGCCCAGCATCCACTGAGCCAGCCGCAGCGCGTGCAGCACCAGCAGCACGGCCAGCCAGAGGTCGGCCGCGCTGCCGTAGCGCCGGCCGCGGCCCAGCAGCACTGCGCCGACCACCACGCCCTGCACGAAAAACGGCAGCAGCAAAGCACTGTAGACGTTAAAAATGAATGACATAGCGGTGAGTCTGGCAGGGCAAAAAAAGGCTCAGCCCCCGCCCACAGGCAGAAGCTGAGTCAATAACCAACAACGGTTGCTCAAAACCAACCCGCTACTCCAGCTCCTGACGCAGGGCGTACACCTTGCGCAGGTTCCGGATCAGGCGCTCCGACTCGGCGAAGTTCAGGGTTTGCTGGCCGTCGGAAGCGGCCTGCTCGGGGGTTTCGTGGGCTTCGTAGAGGATGCCGTCGGCGCCGGCCATTACGCCGGCCA is a window from the Hymenobacter aquaticus genome containing:
- a CDS encoding Mpo1 family 2-hydroxy fatty acid dioxygenase, giving the protein MTTLPHLLDEYGESHQNPTNKLVHWVCVPLIMFSLLGLLWSVPLPDAVRQLSPWLNLATMVMVLAVLYYLRLSVPLALGMVLISLLMALGLRQLDAHAPLPLWQICLLIFVLAWIGQFWGHKVEGKKPSFLKDLQFLLIGPLWLLHFVYRRLGWRY
- a CDS encoding TetR/AcrR family transcriptional regulator, which produces MDKDRIKQAYLDYVLRKGTPPASVYKLTSKLNIPEAEFYQYYANFDAIDREIWADYARQARQRAATEPVWEQYGAREKLLGFYYTLLELLKQNRSYALNSLRRSLHRMPGLTPRVLDDFRQDFEQFVRDILQEGKRTEEVAVRPLVQDQYPRLFWQQALFVLGFFAKDDSLNFERTDAAIEKAVTLSFDLVGRNTLDSALDLARFLVHRR
- a CDS encoding phenylalanine 4-monooxygenase, with protein sequence MPHVMVTQHYDRYTTQDHLVWKVLFDRQTALLHKRAAAAFSVGLQKAGLHRNALPRFEEISKRLQKATGWQLEPVNGMLDDATFFGLLAQRKFPATVWIRSMEQFDFIQEPDLFHGIFGHVPLLMDQAFADFLHFLGRVAAQHLHDAPALARMERLYGFTVQFGLVQEQGATRMYGAGLLSSSGEIHHCIADESNRRPFDLATVLQAEYSEAHLQEHYFVLNSWEQLTESVAELAALLASGWQLQPA
- a CDS encoding T9SS type A sorting domain-containing protein, translating into MQHSYSRPLLLSAALALGCFSVTAQRFTLDTSFDTDGRVTTEITPPASQDNLHQLYPQADGKTIALGVSKLGYATVRYNADGSLDTAYGTGGKIIYSLSSQRPNMTFTLAQLQLLPNGKLLATGSSSSAGALICFNADGTIDSAFGDNGLVLRPTTATTERGSIFRSVQVQADGKLVVVGSRYVRSGGLGTYNYLLVSRYNPNGALDLEYSTFFQISPSTDSVEGFSLAIQPDGKILAGGVYGTTNFRPVFVRLLPDGTPDPAFGTAGRVFSSISYDFRNSQILLLPDGRFMVSLGSGATINRAAFARFLPSGALDTSFGVNGVAEYGYSSPAPYDVAGEYGRGRLAAQADGKIIVGGFNGTAFGVLRLNTDGTKDSSFGDNFDQTIRTDFNAPNTPTYYTVSSVASVLVLPDGKIMAGGSHSKQKGFNDATDKSTMFALARYAAAPTSTLPNGVWNGSVSTAYDNAQNWSNNVLPADTTINILVPRAANRYPTLTTAAVARNLTVEAGATLTIAATGSLTAMRALLLNGAVVGDGVLRTRGLRPQIIAGTSTDESRINTLDIGPAGASLAGPLNLNQMLILNGPLATNGQKLRLLSYKNIPSGQTSTAMVVNNGNGAVLGDVTVERNITGQSGLGYRHYSSPVTNATFGTLAYNGFVPVLNQAYNTAADPSKVTPFPNVFEYDETRLSATTPGFEQGWMVPASALQPGKGYTLNTYGFNGVGSPVSFVGTLNNGTISRTLTAGTQNESGWNFLGNPYPAPLDWNKVTIPAGVSSAAYVFRSSGDYTGAYVSYVNGIGASNVIPAMQGFFVRASVPSVTLQFTNAARLTTYANPDFLRPAADTRPQLRLDLTGPGQTQPADAAHVYFQQGATALADEQFDAYKLPGTSAQLSTSAGPDQLSINGLPLLGSQGTSVAVSVWADQAGSYTLTAGQLLNFDAGIAVVLEDKLTGAWHDLRVQPTYSFGVATANTRLTSRFVLHFGQSQALASQPSLGAASVALFPNPVVGGQLHIQLNGLSSASQKVEAQLYNALGQVVRQQRFAVSGGALDAALPVRGLSKGVYTLRLTSGQQVSAHQVIIPE
- a CDS encoding dienelactone hydrolase family protein, with amino-acid sequence MKKFWTLCAALLSVVSVASAQVSSTSAKLTCCSRPTAGTNATEAFAMLATNEDFSGGHDAPLPYTYEGQGEMIEFKTTDGQTAKAFEIKSNVRSDKYLFVIHEWWGLNDYIKKEAATYANELKGVNVIALDLYDGQVATTPDEAGKLMQAVKTERAEAIIKGALLYAGPNAKVSSIGWCFGGGWSLQTALLAGPKAVGCVMYYGMPEKDVAKLKTLNTDVLGIFASQDKWINPEVVAQFQKDMAAAKKKVTIKSYDADHAFANPSNPKYSQKYSADAHAAALEYLRKNFKLKG
- a CDS encoding ABC1 kinase family protein: MSNDLPTPNSAAAEPTDARQLASLPTTKVARAARFAKTGLKVGANYVKHYAKRAAGGTSETAELHAANAAELYGALSEMKGSVLKVAQMLAMEKNMLPTAYSDLFAQAQYQSPPLSGPLVTKVLRDAFGRSPSEVFDEFDINARQAASIGQVHRARKDGRDLAVKVQYPGVADSIRSDIRLVKPIALRVLGLDEAQVRPYLEEVETRLLEETNYELELRRGTEIAAECAHIAHLEFPRYYPELSTNRVLTMDWLPGQHLKEFLATDPSQAVRNQLGQALWDFYAFQLHTLHRVHADPHPGNFLLRADDGGTVGVLDFGCVKEIPADVYQLFTALLTPETLADEARLADLLTQAGVLRPEDAPTRREFYLRTMQASLELVGRPFRQATFDFGDPAYMAALYQLGDDLMQQPELRQQREPRGSEHFIYLNRTYVGLYALLTELRASVQTGVVVAG
- a CDS encoding helix-turn-helix domain-containing protein, which codes for MSFIFNVYSALLLPFFVQGVVVGAVLLGRGRRYGSAADLWLAVLLVLHALRLAQWMLGFAGWYDSHDAYSTFMFYFPFSNWLAVGPALYFYFRSLTNQEFRFTRQYWGHLAPAAAYLAGRLGVFLYDIGWWHGLRGRPLPAHFGTKGPLAQQLDQLPLEYCLGVAAYLLIGFYALRTLREYRAYARYLNDNFSDTDQIRFRWLRNVLVAVLVGTGVMLGFGLINAFVSPLSYYEAWYDYLFTGLLIYYLSIAGLLTGHQLAGLRFQPVSEAAVVEPTPESVLASVSESAAAVAGAALPAAEPAPDPAADTELSRWTTRLLRHLETARPYLAPELTLGELAAQLRTNTSWLSRVINTGCGQNFNDFINEYRVREAEQRLRDPQFRHYTLLAVALEAGFNSKSTFNRVFKKLRGITPGEVERPR
- a CDS encoding right-handed parallel beta-helix repeat-containing protein, yielding MKQVARLLLAATVLAGCSKTDDPAAQPTAVATTADASTTVTTEAALRTAISNAKGGDVITVSGTIRLTSTLQCLNSGTSSAKINFTGGTLDCSGISSGWGVKVNGSYWNITNMTIKNAPDCGLVFQSGGYNYVYKVITTANKDSGLQVYNGAHDNNISYCTSTENYDVANGGENADGFACKLSAGRNNKFDHCTANHNSDDGWDLYGQPYSVSITNCTATNNGYGGSGDGNGFKLGSAGQTVAHTATGCTASYNKASGYDGNGNTGHITTTGSGGTGNGKTLFYRIY